The DNA window TCTCCCTCCCGGCCGCTTTCCTCACCACATAGTAGATGTCGGTAACGGCGCTGGCAGTCAGAAAGCCTTCGACCTCGCCGCTTCTGCAGAGTTCCAGCACCCGTTCGGCGTGATCCGCGAAAGGCGTCCGGTCGACAAGGTAGTCGATGATGACGTTGGTGTCAATTAGGATCTTCATTGTACCTTGCCAGCCTTTCCTCGCGTATCTCCTCCCGGGTGACATCGACTCCCTTTAAAATGCCGCGCAGGGATTTAATTGCGTCTTTCTTCATGCTTTCGACGTTTGTAAGGAGCGCGACGTCCTTGCCGTTGCGGGTGATGATGATGTCCTCGACCGCGGCGCGCTCGATATACTTGCCCATGTTCATTTTTAGTTCGGTGGCTGAAACGCGCATGTCGTTCACTCCTTTCGCTTGCGCTGTGTTCAATTATATTATATGCATATTGTTCGATTTAGTCAATAATATTCTGTTCGATTTAATGCGACGCGGCAGACCATAGGGGGGTCAAAATCTCCGGTGGATATGTTTTGTGCAACGGGCGTGGGGTCGCGCGCGAAAAGTCGCGGTTTCAAACGGGGTATATCCCTCGTCGTCGCAAACTGCGCTGTGCTGCGCCCTCCTGACGGCGGGCATTCGCTCCGCTCCGTTACTCCTCCTCTCCCCACAAAGCCTGCGGCTTTGCGGGGGCCCCAATTAATTTTAGAATTGAGGTGATGTGTATGGCAAAGGACGGTACCAGCCGCGGCGGGGCGCGCATTGGCGCGGGACAGAAGAAAAAGCCGCTGGCTGACAAAATTTTGGAAGGAAACCCCGGCAGACGAAAGCTCATGGTAATGGAATTTACGGATGCTGCGGATCTGGAAGGCCAGAGCATGCCGCCGCCGAGGGAGTATCTCGCCGCAAAGCAAAAGAACGGCAAAACAACTTTGGCGGTGGAAATATACGAAAAGACATGGCAGTGGCTTAAGGAGCGCCGGTGCGAGCATCTTATCCCTGCGCAGCTTATTGAGCAATATGCCCAGAGCGTGGCGCGGTGGATCCAGTGCGAGGAATGCATCACCGAGTTCGGCTTTCTGGCCAAGCATCCGACAACCGGCAACGCCATCCCGTCGCCTTATGTAGCCATGAGCCAAAGCTTTATGAAGCAGGCGAATAACCTGTGGTATCAGATTTACCAAGTTGTGAGGGAAAACTGCGCCAGCGAATTTAAAGGGGCAACTCCCCACGACGACGTGATGGAAAAACTCCTGACCGCAAGAAGAGGTGGTTGATTTGAACATACAGAAAATCAGAGCCGGGCTGTTGAATCCCGCGGCATATAATCCCCGCAAGGATTTAAAGCCAGGCGATAAGGAATATGAAAAACTTAAACGCACGATAGAGGAATTTGGGTGCGTTGAATTAATCGTTTGGAACAAGCGGACAGGCAATGTGGTATCGGGTCATCAGCGGCTTAAAATTCTGCTGGAGTTCGGCTGTACGGAAATTGACTGCGTAGTGGTTGATTTAGATGAACAGAGGGAGAAGGCTCTGAATATTGCCCTCAACAAGATTCAGGGCGAATGGGACGAAAACAAGCTGGCCGAGCTGATGGCCGAGTTGGATGCAGGCGCGTTTGATGTGTCGCTCACAGGATTTGACGCTTCGGAAATCGACGAACTGCTCAATCGCTGGTACTCCAAGGAAGCGGTGCAGGACAGCTTTGACATAGACAAGGCGCACGAGGAAATCATGCAGCGCAAGCCGGTGACCAAGCGGGGCGACATCTGGATTCTTGGGAATCACCGCCTGATGTGCGGCGACTCCGGCAGCGAGGCCGACTTCGCAAAGCTCATGGACGGGGGTCACGCGCAGATGGCAGTTACCTCCCCGCCATACGGAGTGGGCAAAGAATATGAGAAGGCCGGAATCGAGCCGTGGTTTGAAACCGTCCGCCCGGTGATCAAAAATCTGTGCAGGCATGCAGATATTGTTTGCTGGAACTTAGGTGATCTCTATGCTACCGGCTCTCAGTTTATTGAACCCACCAGTGTATATAGCGTGAATATGTTTTTGGACAACGGCTACCGCCCCATATGGATCCGCATCTGGAAGAAGCAAGGACAGAACTTTGGCGTAGGCCCATATCACCTCGTTTCCAATAAACCGGTTCAGCAGTATGAATATATTTCCGCGTTTAGCAAAAACGGCGAGAGCGAGGAATACAACGATCAGGAGTATGTGTGGCTTTCGGCATTTGCCGGGCACAGCTATAAGTTCGTGAAGCGGCTGACCAAGGAGGAGCGTAAGAAGTGGGGCTATGCCGGCATATGGGAGATGACGACTGTCCGGGCAAATAAGGAGCATCCTGCCATGTTCCCAGTGGAGCTTCCATGGCGCTGCATCAAAATGCACAGCGACAAAGGCGGCATTGTGCTGGAACCGTTCTCCGGCAGCGGAACCACTATCATCGCGGCTGAGCAGACCGGGCGCAAATGCTATGCGATGGAGCTGTCGCCTGTATATTGCGATTTGGCGGTTAAAAGGTGGCAAGAGTATGCGAACGAAAAAGCGGTCAGGCTGGAGGGATGAGAATGGAACTGTTAATGATGAAAATAGCGGATTTAAAGCCTCATCCTAAGAATCCCCGCAAGCATCCGGAGGATTTGTTAATAAAACTGGAGGCTTCCATTAGAGAATTTGGGTTTACAAATCCGGTGCTGATCAGCAGCGACAATATGATTCTGGCCGGCCATGCAAGGTGCAAAGCCGCGGCAAGAATGGGAATTCAAGAGGTTCCGGCAGTGAGGCTTGCTTTGGAAGGAGCTAAAGCCGATGCTTATGTCATAGTGGATAATAAATTGAATGAGCTTGCCCAATGGGATACAGAGCTTTTGATGGATTTGATCAAAGACATAGACAACAGCGGCTTTGACGTCTCCCTTACCGGGTTTGACGCTGCGGAGATCGACGAGTTGTTCCGCGATAAAACTGCCGCCAATGTCAAAGAGGACAATTTCAATGCGGAAAAGGCGGCGGCGGAAATCGAAACTCCGGTTACCCAAAAAGGCGATATATGGCTGCTTGGCAGGCACCGGCTTATGTGCGGCGACAGCGCCTTGCTTTCAGATGTGCAAAAGCTGATGGACGGCAAAAAGACGAGGTTTGTTTTCACCGACCCGCCATGGAACGTGGATTACGGTTCGGATACCAGGCACCCAAGCTGGAAGCCGAGGCAAATTCTAAACGACAGGATGAGCACCGAAGAATTCGGCGCTTTTTTATTGAGCGCCTTTAACTGCATGCGCGAGGTTTCGGAGGCGGGGTGCATGACCTATGTGGTGATGTCCGCGCAGGAATGGGGCAACGTTATGAACGCCCTGCGGGAGGCGGGGTACCACTGGTCAAGCACGATTATATGGAAAAAGGACAGCCTGGTACTATCCAGAAAGGACTATCATACCCAGTACGAGCCGATCTGGTACGGCTGGCTTGAGGGGACGCGCCTTTGCCCGCTTAAAGACCGAAAACAGTCGGATGTCTGGGAGATACCCCGCCCGAAAGTGTCGGAGGAACATCCGACCATGAAGCCTGTTTCGCTTGTGGCCAAGACCATGCTCAACAGTTCCCGTGCGGGAGATTTGGCCCTTGACTTGTTCGGCGGTTCCGGCACAACGCTTATCGCCGCCGAGCAGACCGGACGGGTTTGCTTTATGATGGAGCTTGACCCGAAATACTGCGATGTGATTGCAAAGCGCTATGTTTCCCAGTTCGGGGATAACGCCGCATTCCTGCTTCGCGGGGATGAAAAAATTCCGCTCGCAGAAACACAGATCGCTTGAAAATGTCCTTGCTTTCCCTTCAAAACAGAGCGTTAATGTACCCCGCCAAAAAAGAAAGGTGGGATTTTTTTATGGGAATCAGAGCAATTTCAGCTTTTCCGGAGGGAGGTGTACGGAATGAGGAATAACAGCTTCCGCTTTTCACAGAAGGTTGCCGGCCAGGAGAGGAAAGTCATTGCCGCAATAATCGCCGAGGCCCTCGGAGGCCAGGTGCGTTATGCCGGAGCGCCGGGTTTTGCTTATGAGGCAAACGACGGGAGCCCCGCTGGCAGCTGGACGGTTGATAGGGACGGCGTGGTGCATTCGCCGGAAACCGGCCTTGACGAAATCAAAAGCGTCCGGCCGGTGATCGATGCGCTGAATATCGCCGGGCTGTCAGCGGAGGGGAATATGACGATTGCGCTTGCTTTGCACGGTTTTGGCGAGGCGAATCTTGAAAACCTTAAAAATATGCTGGCAAGCAAGGAAACGCTGCTCAAGAAAGCTCTGTCGGCTGACTGTGACATAGAAGTTTCGGCTGAAAACAACGAAATCACATTCCCTTTTTGGAATGCGACTTTAAATGCCGACGAGGTGCAGACGTATATCACGCTGGCAAGGCAGATGGCGGAACAGGCAAAGACGCAGAAGCGCGTGCTGGCTGCCGAAAAACCGGCGGACAATGAAAAGTACGCCTTCCGCTGTTTCCTGCTCCGGCTGGGGTTTATAGGGGATGAATACAGGACCGAGCGCAGGATATTGCTTTCAAAGCTGTCCGGCAACGGGGCGTACCGGAAAGGCAGAGCAAAGGCGGCGGATGAAGATGAATGATTTTCAAAACACCGCCTTCTTTGTGCGGCGTCCGTTTGCAATCGAGGATTTGAGAAAACCGCATCCGCATAAGGAGGAAAAGCCTTTTGCGGTTGTGAAAACCATCGGGCTTTCAAAGATTGACTATGAGAACTTCATTGCCGATCTGTGCGTTGGCCGCCGGTTTATTGAGGAAAACAAAGGGCTTTGCCGCATCGGCGAAGACGGCGTATGGCTCTGCCTGCTGGTGCGGCGGCGGGGACAGCCGGACGGAGTGCTGGTGATGCCGGACGGCACGGATTATCCCAAATACGCCGCATATTATCCGGGAGAGGAGGCAGACGAAGAATGAACAAAAACGGCTTTCCGCCAAAGGAAATAGTACTCCGGCTGCGGGAGCAATACCCGCCCGGATCGCGCGTGGAGCTCATACGCATGGATGATCCGTATGCCGCGCTGAAACCGGGAGATCAAGGCACCGTTTCATTTGTGGATGATATAGGGACTATTTTTGTGGATTGGGACTGCGGTTCAACCCTCGGCGTTGCCTATGGTGAAGACTTGATCCGGCGGCTGTAATGCGCCCAAATGTACACAAATCCCGCCGCGAAAAACTGTTGAAAATCTGGCGGAAACGCATGCAGAATTGCCTTGCTATCCTGTGTTTTCAATGGCCTAATGTACACTGCCAACGGGCAAAAAACACAGGGAAAGCGAGGAGAAAAGCGCAATGCTTGAAACGAGATTTGGAATCGAGGTTGAATTTACAGGGATTACAAGGGCGCAGGCGGCAAAGGTCGCCGCGGAGTTTTTGGGCGGGAGGATCGAAAGCGGAAACGATTATTACAACACGCAGAAAGTTATCGCGCCGGACGGACGGGTCTGGAAATTTATGAGCGACGGCAGCATCCGGACGCAGAAAAAGGAGCGCGGCCGGATTGTGGAGGCGGGCCGGGAATACAGCGTGGAGCTGGTAAGCCCCATACTCACCTACCGGGAGGACATTGAAACCCTGCAGGAGCTGATCAGGAGGCTCCGCAAGGCGGGCGCCTTTGCGGTGCCGAGCTGCTGTGGCATTCATGTTCATATTGAAAGCGCAAACCATACGCCGCGAAGCATCCGCAACTTCATCAACATCATTGCCAGCAAGAACGACCTGCTCTACAAGGCGCTGCAGATTGAGCCGGAAAGGATGCGTTTCTGCAAGAAGATGGACGCGGCGCTGGTGGAGAAGATAAACCGCCGCAAGCCCAAGACCATGGCGGCCATTGAGAGCATCTGGTACGAGGGTTACAGCGAAAGCCGGAGCACCCATTACCACAACAGCAGATACCATTTTCTCAACCTGCACAGCTTTTTCAACGGCAACGGAACAATCGAACTTCGCGGCTTCAACAGCGAGCTCCACGCCGGGAAAATCAGAAGCTACATAGTGCTTGCCCTGGCGCTGAACCATCAGGCGCTGACGCAAAAATGCGCCAGCAGCAAGAAACCGCAGGTCGAAAACGAAAAATTCGCCATGCGCACCTACCTCAACCGCATAGGGCTGATCGGCGACGAGTTCAAAAACTGCCGGGAGCACCTTTGCAAACACCTCGACGGCAACGCGGCATGGCGGTTTCGGGCGGCATAGATAACCGGGCGCTGGGGGCGGAGAGCCGCCCCTTATCCCGCGGCAAACGCAAGGAGGAAGATGCGATGGACAAGGAAAAAGGGACAATTTATTTGGCATACGGAAGCAACCTGAACTTGAAGCAGATGGCATACCGCTGTCCAACGGCAAGAGTGCTTGGACAAGCGAAACTCACAGGCTACCGTCTGCTGTTCCGGGGCGGCAGCGGAAGCGCGGTGGCGACGATAGAAAGGCAAAAAGGCGGAAGCGTACCGGTATTGCTTTGGAGAATCACGCCTTATGACGAGGAAGCGCTGGACCGCTATGAAGGCTATCCGCATCTATACCGTAAAGAAACGGTTAAGGTGCGTTTCAAAGGGCAGTGGGTGTCCGCAATGGCATATATCATGAATGACGGAAGGCCTTTAGGAACGCCGGGCCGCTGCTACTACGAGGTCATCCGGCAGGGATATATGGACGCGGGATTTGATATTTCCGTACTCAATAAAGCGGTGCGGGATTCGGCGGCGCAGGAGACGGCGGAGACATAGGGAAACGCGCTTCCAGTATGGATAATTTCATAGAAATCCGCTTGATAAAGGAGCTTCGGTTAGAGGTTCCTTTTTTCTTGCTCATTTACAGGAAAGGAGGCGGCAAAGCTGCGGAAGCTAAAGCGGTATAAGCCAACAAAGTTTATGGCGGAAGGTTCCCGATATGACAAGGAAGCGGCGGACGCCGCCGTTGCCTTTATCAACTGCCTGAAGCATACCAAGGGCGAATGGTACGGGATGCCCTTTGAACTCATTGACTGGCAGGAGCAGATTGTCCGGGATATATTCGGCGTCTTGAAACCCAACGGATACCGGCAGTTCAACACCGCTTATGTGGAAATCCCAAAGAAGCAGGGGAAACAGCTTGCCCTGGACACGCCTGTTCCCACGCCGGACAGCTGGAAGCGGATGGGGGAACTGAAACAGGGCGACCTTGTATTTGATGAAAACGGAAACCCCTGTTATGTTCTTGCCCTCAGCGAGATTGATGACGCCGAACAGGCATACAGGCTTACGTTCGGTGACGGCAGTTCCATCATTGCCGGGGCAAGGCACCTGTGGAAGGTGCAGGTCATTAACAATGGGCGAAAGGAAAGGCTTCTTCAAACGCAGCAGATGTATGAGGCCTTTTCCGCTTATCGAAAACGCCACAGGGACGCTCCTTTTCGCTCCATATACAGAATACCTGTTGCGGGCGCTTTAAAGCTGCCGGACGCCGAACTGCCGGTAGATCCGTATCTTTACGGCTACTGGCTGGGGAACGGGTGCGCCGCCAAGCCGGAGATAACGGTTCGCACATGCGATGTCGCGGGTGTGCTCAAAAGGATACCATATGAAGTTTCTTCCCTATGGAAAAACGTCGGCGACAGCGTGGTTGTGCGCATACCCGTTTTGAAAAGCGTATTATTAAATTCCCATCACAGCAAGCATATTCCTTTGGAGTATTTAAGGGCTTCCGAAAATCAGCGCTGGGAACTTTTGCAGGGGCTTATGGATTCCGACGGCTGCATAGGGAAATTAAAAGCGCAAAGCACCTATGTCAGCACGGAAAGACAGCTTGCCTTGGACGTCCGTGAACTGTTGTGGAGCCTCGGCATAAAAAACTCAATGACGGAAAGCCCGTCAATGCGCTGCGGCAAGCCTACCGGCAGAACGCTTTATACCATCAGGTTCACGTCATTTGCCGATCTGCCCACAAGCGGGCTTGCCAGGAAACTATGCCGCCGCAAGGAAACAGCCTCATCCCCGACCCGCTCCAATTACCACTACATCCATTCCATAGAGCCTGTAAAGGAGCGCATACCAATGCGGTGCATTCAGGTGAGCTCGCCGTCCCGCCAGTATTTGGCAGGGCCTTCCATGGTGCCTACGCACAATTCCGAGCTTGCGGCGGCCATCGCCCTATACCTGACCTGCGGCGATTTCGAGCATGGCGGCGAGGTGTATGGCTGCGCTTCCGATAGGCAGCAGGCTTCCATCGTATTTGACGTGGCGGTGGATATGGTGGAGCAATGCCCTGCGTTAAAGTCCCGTATTAAGCCGATATTGTCGAGAAAACGGCTGATTTACAGGCCGCTGGGCAGTTTTTATCAGGTGCTTTCAGCGGAGGCGTATACCAAGCATGGGCTGAACGTCCATGGCGTTATCTTTGATGAAATTCATACGCAGCCCAACCGGGAACTGTATGACGTTATGACCAAAGGTTCCGGCGACGCGAGAAAACAGCCGCTGTTTTTCCTGATCACGACGGCAGGAACCGATAGGAACTCCATCTGCTGGGAGGTGCACCAAAAGGCTGAGGACATCCTGCAGGGACGAAAAATCGATCCGACATTCTACCCGGTTATCTACAGCGCAGCCGATACAGACGACTGGACAAGCGAAAAGGTGTGGAAAAAGGTCAACCCATCGCTGGGCATTACAGTGGATATTGAAAAGCTGAGGGTGGCTTTTGAAAACGCCAAGCAAAACCCCGCAGAGGAAAACTTATTCCGCCAGCTTCGCTTAAATCAGTGGGTAAAGCAATCGGTGCGCTGGATGCCTATGGATAAATGGGATAAATGCGCCTTCCCCGTCGACGCCGACAGCCTGCGCGGTCGCACCTGCTACGGCGGGCTTGATTTATCCAGCACAACGGATATCACAGCTTTTGTTCTCGTGTTTCCGCCGCTGGATGAGGACGACAAATATCAGATTCTCCCGTTTTTCTGGATACCGGAGGACAATATTGACCAGCGTGTGCGGCGGGATCATGTGCCATATGACGTCTGGGAACGGCAGAGCTTTTTATACACCACCGAGGGCAACGTGGTTCATTACGGCTTCATCGAGAGCTTTATTGAGGAGCTTGGCATGAAATACAACATCAGGGAAATCGCCTTCGACCGCTGGGGCGCGGTGCAGATGACGCAGAACCTGGAAAGCATGGGCTTTACGGTTGTTCCCTTCGGGCAGGGTTTCAAGGACATGTCGCCGCCCACGAAAGAGCTGATGAAGCTGACTTTGGAGGAGCGCATCGCCCACGGCGGCCATCCGGTGCTGCGCTGGATGATGGACAATATTTTTGTCAAAACCGATCCGGCCGGCAACATAAAGCCTGATAAAGAAAAGTCCACCGAGAGGATAGACGGCGCGGTTGCGCTCATTATGGCGCTTGACCGTGCGTTAAGGCACAGCGGGGAGAATACCGGCTCGGTTTATGACGAAAGGGGGTTGTTGTTTATATGAATATCTTTTCCCGCATGTTCAAAGCAAGGGACAAGCCGAAAAACAGCCTGTTCGGCAATGCATACAGCTTTTTCTTCGGCGGCACATCCAGCGGCAAGGCCGTTAATGAGCGGACGGCCATGCAGACAACTGCAGTGTATGCCTGTGTAAGGATACTTGCAGAGGCCATCGCCGGGCTCCCGCTGCATGTGTACCGTTACAAGGAAGACGGCGGCAAAGAAAAAGCGCTGACCCATCCGCTGTATTACCTGCTCCATGACGAGCCAAACCCGGAGATGACTTCATTCGTGTTCCGCGAAACACTGATGAGTCATCTTCTTTTATGGGGAAACGCCTACGCTCAGGTTATCAGGGACGGCGCAGGCCGGGTGATGGCTTTGTATCCGCTTCTGCCAAGCAAGATGACGGTGGACAGGGCCCCGAACGGGGAACTGTATTACACCTACCGGCGGGACAGCGAGGAAAGCAGGACAAATCCGAAGGCGGGGCTCGTGTACCTGCGAAGCGACGAGGTGCTGCACATCCCGGGGCTTGGCTTTGACGGGCTGATCGGCTACTCCCCTATCGCCATGGCCAAGAATGCCATAGGCATGGCCATCGCCTGCGAAGAGTACGGCGCGTCCTTCTTCGCCAACGGCGCAAATCCGGGCGGCGTGCTGGAACATCCGGGCGTGCTCAAGGACCCGGCAAAGGTGCGCGAAAGCTGGAATGCCGTCTATCAAGGCAGCGCCAACGCCCACCGCATCGCCGTTTTGGAAGAGGGCATGAAATTCCAGCAGATCGGCATCCCGCCGGAGCAGGCGCAGTTTCTGGAGACAAGGAAATTTCAAATCAATGAGATTGCCCGTATCTTCCGTGTACCGCCCCACATGGTGGGCGACCTTGAGAAGTCGAGCTTTTCAAACATCGAGCAGCAGTCTCTGGAATTTGTCAAATATACGCTTGACCCGTGGGTGGCGCGCTGGGAGCAGGCCATCCAAAAGGCGCTGCTTTTGCCGTCGGAGAAGCGGACATACTTTGTCAAGTTCAACGTGGACGGCCTATTGCGCGGGGATTATGCAAGCCGCATGAACGGCTATGCCGTAGCACGCCAGAACGGCTGGATGTCGGCCAACGATATCCGGGAGCTTGAGAACATGAACCGCATTCCCGCGGAGCTGGGCGGCGATTTGTATCTCATCAACGGCAATATGCTTCCGCTGTCGCAAGCAGGAAATTTTTATGATAAGGAGGCAGATAAGAATGCAAGCAAAAACGCGGGCAGATAAGCCCAAAAACCCGCAAAACCCGGGGCGCGGATTGGGTCCAGCGTCACGCTGGTGGGATTGGGTGCAAAACGACGACGGCAGCCGGACTTTGTACCTTGACGGGCCCATAGCCGAAGAAAGCTGGCTGGGAGACGAAGTGACTCCCAAACAGTTCAAATCGGAGCTGTTGTCCGGAGAGGGCGATATAACCATCTGGATCAACAGCCCGGGCGGCGACGTGTTTGCGGCCAGCCAGATTTACAACATGCTGATGGATTACAAAGGTAAGGTAACCGTCAAAATTGACGGCATTGCGGCCAGCGCCGCTTCGGTCATTGCCATGGCCGGAGGCGACGTCTTCATGTCGCCTGTTAGCATGATGATGATACACAACCCAATGACCATAGCCATCGGCGACACCGAGGAAATGGAAAAAGCCATCGCCATGCTGGAGGAAATAAAGGAATCCATCATCAACGCCTATGAGCTGAAAACCGGGCTTTCCCGGGCGAAAATATCGCACCTCATGGATGCGGAAAGCTGGTTTAACGCAAGGAAAGCGGTGGAACTGGGCTTTGCCGACAGCATCCTGTTTATGGAGAATGAATCATCCCTATCCGAATTTGAAGTATCAGGAGGAATGATCTTCAGCAGGCAGGCGGTGACAAATTCCATCCTGCAAAAGCTTATACCCAAAGAAAAACCCAAAGGAACCCCGGTTGAGTCGCTGGAAAAGCGGCTTTATTTATTAAAACCGTAAGGAGGATTTGATTATGAGCAAAATACTGGAACTGCGTGAAAAACGGGCAAAAGTATGGGAAGCTGCTAAGGCTTTCCTTGATAGCAAACGCGGAAGCGACGGGCTGCTTTCGCCGGAGGACACCGCAACTTATGAGAAAATGGAAGCCGATGTTATTGCGCTGGGCAAGGAAATCGAACGGCTGGAGCGCCAGGCCGCCATTGACATGGAACTGTCAAAGCCGGTCAGCAATCCCATCACCAACAAACCCGCTCCTCAAAGCGAAACCAAAACCGGCAGGGCAACTGACGAGTATAGGAACGCGTTTTGGAAGGCCATGCGCAACAAGCTCAGTTTTGACGTACAGAACGCCTTGCAGGTGGGAACTGAAAGCGAAGGCGGGTATCTTGTGCCCGACGAATTTGAGCGCACTCTTGTGGAGGCACTGGAAGAGGAGGATATCTTCCGCCAGATTGCCAACGTCATTACAACCTCCAGCGGAGACAGAAAAATTCCGGTGGTGGCAAGCAAGGGCACAGCATCCTGGGTGGACGAAGAAGGCCAGATTCCGGAAAGCGACGACTCCTTCGCTCAGATCTCCATCGGAGCCTACAAGCTGGCGACCATGATCAAGGTGTCCGAGGAACTCTTAAATGACAGCGTATTCAATCTGGAGCAGTATATCGCCAGGGAATTCGCCCGCCGCATCGGGGCAAAAGAGGAGGAAGCTTTCTTTGTCGGCGACGGTTCCGGCAAACCTACAGGAATTTTAGCCAATAACGGAGGAGGCGAGGTGGGAGTAACCGCCGCAAGCGCGACTGCCATTACCCTTGACGAGATTATGGACTTGTTCTACAGCCTTAAGTCTCCCTACCGCAGGAACGCCGTATTTATCATGAACGACTCCACCGTCAAGGCCATTCGAAAGCTTAAGGACAATAACGGCCAGTATCTCTGGCAGCCTTCCGTTACAGCCGGAACGCCGGATACCATCCTCAACCGCCCGGTCAGGACGTCGGCCTATATGCCTGCCATTGCCGCCGGAGCCAAGACCATTGTGTTCGGCGATTTTTCCTACTATTGGGTAGCCGACCGCCAGGGCAGGGTCTTCAAGCGGCTCAACGAGCTGTATGCCGCTACCGGGCAGGTAGGCTTCATGGCAACCCAGCGCGTTGACGGCAAGCTTGTGTTGGCCGAAGCAGTCAAGATACTGCAGCAGAAAGCCTCGTAACGGGAGGTGCGGGCATGGGCGTGATTGACAGCCTGCTTCCGAAGGTCAAGGCAAATCTTGTTCTGGAGCATAACGAGGATGACGACTTGCTGAAAGGGTACATCCGCGCCGCCGTTTCCTATGCCGAGAGCTACCAGCACGTATCCGAGGGTTGGTATTCGGATAACTCCATGCCGCCCACCACCGAACAGGCTGTCATTATGCTGTCGAGCCATTTCTACGAAAGCAGGGATGGCTCGACGGCTGGTTTTTTCGGGGATAGCGTACAGGCGGGACAGCAGGTATGGAATACGGTGAATATGCTGCTGCGGCTTGACCGGAATTGGAGGGTGTGAGGGATGAGCTTTGGGAAAATGAACACATTTGTTGACAT is part of the Ferviditalea candida genome and encodes:
- a CDS encoding type II toxin-antitoxin system Phd/YefM family antitoxin; protein product: MRVSATELKMNMGKYIERAAVEDIIITRNGKDVALLTNVESMKKDAIKSLRGILKGVDVTREEIREERLARYNEDPN
- a CDS encoding P27 family phage terminase small subunit, with product MAKDGTSRGGARIGAGQKKKPLADKILEGNPGRRKLMVMEFTDAADLEGQSMPPPREYLAAKQKNGKTTLAVEIYEKTWQWLKERRCEHLIPAQLIEQYAQSVARWIQCEECITEFGFLAKHPTTGNAIPSPYVAMSQSFMKQANNLWYQIYQVVRENCASEFKGATPHDDVMEKLLTARRGG
- a CDS encoding site-specific DNA-methyltransferase, which produces MNIQKIRAGLLNPAAYNPRKDLKPGDKEYEKLKRTIEEFGCVELIVWNKRTGNVVSGHQRLKILLEFGCTEIDCVVVDLDEQREKALNIALNKIQGEWDENKLAELMAELDAGAFDVSLTGFDASEIDELLNRWYSKEAVQDSFDIDKAHEEIMQRKPVTKRGDIWILGNHRLMCGDSGSEADFAKLMDGGHAQMAVTSPPYGVGKEYEKAGIEPWFETVRPVIKNLCRHADIVCWNLGDLYATGSQFIEPTSVYSVNMFLDNGYRPIWIRIWKKQGQNFGVGPYHLVSNKPVQQYEYISAFSKNGESEEYNDQEYVWLSAFAGHSYKFVKRLTKEERKKWGYAGIWEMTTVRANKEHPAMFPVELPWRCIKMHSDKGGIVLEPFSGSGTTIIAAEQTGRKCYAMELSPVYCDLAVKRWQEYANEKAVRLEG
- a CDS encoding site-specific DNA-methyltransferase; the protein is MELLMMKIADLKPHPKNPRKHPEDLLIKLEASIREFGFTNPVLISSDNMILAGHARCKAAARMGIQEVPAVRLALEGAKADAYVIVDNKLNELAQWDTELLMDLIKDIDNSGFDVSLTGFDAAEIDELFRDKTAANVKEDNFNAEKAAAEIETPVTQKGDIWLLGRHRLMCGDSALLSDVQKLMDGKKTRFVFTDPPWNVDYGSDTRHPSWKPRQILNDRMSTEEFGAFLLSAFNCMREVSEAGCMTYVVMSAQEWGNVMNALREAGYHWSSTIIWKKDSLVLSRKDYHTQYEPIWYGWLEGTRLCPLKDRKQSDVWEIPRPKVSEEHPTMKPVSLVAKTMLNSSRAGDLALDLFGGSGTTLIAAEQTGRVCFMMELDPKYCDVIAKRYVSQFGDNAAFLLRGDEKIPLAETQIA
- a CDS encoding virulence factor, encoding MRNNSFRFSQKVAGQERKVIAAIIAEALGGQVRYAGAPGFAYEANDGSPAGSWTVDRDGVVHSPETGLDEIKSVRPVIDALNIAGLSAEGNMTIALALHGFGEANLENLKNMLASKETLLKKALSADCDIEVSAENNEITFPFWNATLNADEVQTYITLARQMAEQAKTQKRVLAAEKPADNEKYAFRCFLLRLGFIGDEYRTERRILLSKLSGNGAYRKGRAKAADEDE
- a CDS encoding DUF4314 domain-containing protein, giving the protein MNKNGFPPKEIVLRLREQYPPGSRVELIRMDDPYAALKPGDQGTVSFVDDIGTIFVDWDCGSTLGVAYGEDLIRRL
- a CDS encoding amidoligase family protein, with product MLETRFGIEVEFTGITRAQAAKVAAEFLGGRIESGNDYYNTQKVIAPDGRVWKFMSDGSIRTQKKERGRIVEAGREYSVELVSPILTYREDIETLQELIRRLRKAGAFAVPSCCGIHVHIESANHTPRSIRNFINIIASKNDLLYKALQIEPERMRFCKKMDAALVEKINRRKPKTMAAIESIWYEGYSESRSTHYHNSRYHFLNLHSFFNGNGTIELRGFNSELHAGKIRSYIVLALALNHQALTQKCASSKKPQVENEKFAMRTYLNRIGLIGDEFKNCREHLCKHLDGNAAWRFRAA
- a CDS encoding gamma-glutamylcyclotransferase family protein; protein product: MAVSGGIDNRALGAESRPLSRGKRKEEDAMDKEKGTIYLAYGSNLNLKQMAYRCPTARVLGQAKLTGYRLLFRGGSGSAVATIERQKGGSVPVLLWRITPYDEEALDRYEGYPHLYRKETVKVRFKGQWVSAMAYIMNDGRPLGTPGRCYYEVIRQGYMDAGFDISVLNKAVRDSAAQETAET